In Rhodanobacteraceae bacterium, a single window of DNA contains:
- a CDS encoding SDR family oxidoreductase: MTYFVTGATGFLGRFLIGNLLKRKGTIHVLVRRGSKEKFEALQARYPEAGDRLVAVTGDLTKAKLGLSAQAQSQLKGKIKHFFHLAAIYDLSASAESQQAANIDGTRNAVQLADALGAGCFHHVSSIAAAGLYSGVFREDMFDEAENLDHPYFRTKHDSEGIVRKECKRPFRIYRPGMVVGHSQTGEIDKIDGPYYFFTLLKRMRELLPPWMPLLGMEGGRINLVPVDFVVNAMDHIAHEKGFDGGCFHLTDPAPRRVGEVLNSFAYAGHAPEMTMRIDARIFQIIPASIRGAIGMLPPVRRIMGHVLKSLNIPADVLKFFNYPTRFDSRETERALKGTGIKVPDLDTYAWRLWDYWERHLDPDLFVDRSLSSRVKDKVVLITGGSSGIGLATAKKVAAAGARTLICARGLEDLEKAKAEIEAETKNAKVFIYQVDLADLASADDLVKKVTAEHGAVDVLVNNAGRSIRRSIELSYDRFHDFERTMQLNYFGSLRLVMGFLPGMTERRKGHVINISSIGVLTNAPRFSAYVASKAALDAFSRCAASEFSDKNIHFTIINMPLVKTPMIGPTKIYDNVPTLTPDEAGDMVVRGIIERPHRLATRMGIFAEMLHLMAPKVYQVVLNTAFQLFPDSAAAKGVKGGQEAPPSSEQVAFASLMRGVHW; this comes from the coding sequence ATGACTTACTTCGTTACGGGCGCCACCGGCTTTCTGGGGCGATTCCTGATCGGGAATCTGCTCAAGCGCAAGGGCACGATTCATGTGCTGGTCCGGCGCGGCTCCAAGGAGAAGTTCGAGGCCTTGCAGGCCAGGTATCCGGAAGCCGGCGATCGTCTGGTAGCCGTCACCGGTGATCTGACCAAGGCCAAGCTCGGCCTGAGTGCCCAGGCGCAATCGCAGCTCAAGGGCAAGATCAAGCACTTCTTCCATCTGGCGGCCATCTATGACCTGTCAGCCAGCGCCGAGTCGCAGCAGGCGGCGAATATCGACGGCACCCGCAATGCGGTGCAGTTGGCCGACGCGCTGGGGGCGGGCTGCTTCCATCACGTCAGTTCGATTGCCGCCGCGGGCCTGTATTCGGGTGTATTCCGCGAGGATATGTTCGACGAGGCGGAGAACCTCGATCATCCCTATTTCCGCACCAAGCATGATTCGGAAGGCATCGTCCGCAAGGAGTGCAAGCGCCCCTTCCGGATCTACAGGCCGGGCATGGTCGTCGGCCATTCGCAGACCGGTGAGATCGACAAGATCGATGGTCCCTATTACTTCTTCACGCTGCTCAAGCGCATGCGCGAGCTGTTGCCGCCGTGGATGCCCTTGCTGGGCATGGAAGGCGGGCGCATCAATCTGGTGCCGGTGGATTTCGTGGTCAACGCCATGGACCACATCGCCCATGAAAAAGGCTTCGACGGCGGCTGCTTTCATCTGACTGATCCGGCGCCGCGCCGGGTCGGCGAGGTGCTGAACAGCTTCGCCTATGCCGGACATGCGCCGGAGATGACCATGCGCATCGACGCGCGCATCTTCCAGATCATCCCGGCGTCCATCCGCGGAGCGATCGGGATGTTGCCGCCGGTGCGCCGGATCATGGGGCACGTGCTCAAGAGCCTGAACATTCCGGCCGATGTCCTCAAGTTCTTCAACTATCCGACCCGCTTCGACAGTCGTGAAACCGAGCGCGCGCTCAAGGGTACCGGGATCAAGGTCCCTGATCTCGATACCTACGCCTGGCGCCTGTGGGACTACTGGGAGCGTCACCTCGATCCGGACCTGTTTGTCGATCGCTCGCTGTCCAGCCGGGTCAAGGACAAGGTGGTCCTGATCACCGGCGGATCCTCGGGTATCGGTCTGGCGACGGCCAAGAAGGTCGCAGCCGCCGGCGCCCGTACCCTGATCTGCGCCCGTGGACTGGAGGATCTGGAGAAGGCCAAGGCCGAGATCGAGGCCGAGACCAAGAACGCCAAGGTGTTCATTTACCAGGTGGATCTGGCTGACTTGGCTTCGGCCGATGACTTGGTCAAGAAGGTCACGGCCGAACATGGCGCGGTGGATGTATTGGTCAACAATGCCGGCCGATCGATCCGGCGCTCGATCGAACTGTCCTACGATCGCTTCCACGACTTCGAGCGCACCATGCAGCTGAACTATTTCGGGTCGCTGCGTCTGGTGATGGGTTTCCTGCCGGGCATGACCGAGCGCCGCAAGGGGCATGTGATCAACATCAGCTCGATCGGTGTGCTGACCAACGCGCCGCGGTTCTCGGCCTATGTGGCCAGCAAGGCCGCGCTCGATGCCTTCTCACGCTGCGCCGCCAGTGAGTTCTCGGACAAGAACATCCACTTCACCATCATCAACATGCCCTTGGTGAAGACGCCGATGATCGGCCCCACCAAGATCTACGACAACGTGCCCACGCTGACTCCGGACGAGGCCGGCGACATGGTGGTGCGCGGCATCATCGAACGCCCGCACCGTTTGGCGACACGCATGGGCATTTTCGCGGAAATGCTGCACCTGATGGCACCGAAGGTCTACCAGGTGGTGCTCAACACCGCCTTCCAGCTGTTCCCGGACTCCGCGGCTGCCAAGGGCGTGAAGGGTGGTCAGGAAGCGCCGCCGTCAAGCGAGCAGGTGGCCTTCGCCTCGCTGATGCGCGGCGTGCATTGGTAG
- a CDS encoding acyl-CoA-binding protein produces the protein MSDIESQFQAATEAAKQLPERPDNDTMLKLYSHFKQATEGDVSGPKPGFFDFVGTAKYEAWEKLKGLTHDEAKQKYIDLVKRLGGNF, from the coding sequence ATGTCAGACATCGAAAGCCAGTTTCAAGCCGCCACCGAAGCCGCCAAGCAGTTGCCGGAACGTCCCGACAACGACACCATGCTGAAGCTCTACAGCCACTTCAAGCAGGCAACAGAGGGCGATGTCTCGGGCCCGAAGCCCGGTTTCTTCGACTTCGTGGGTACTGCCAAGTACGAAGCCTGGGAGAAACTCAAGGGTCTTACCCATGACGAGGCAAAGCAGAAGTACATCGACCTGGTCAAACGCCTCGGCGGAAACTTCTGA
- a CDS encoding TetR/AcrR family transcriptional regulator, with protein sequence MPVKTRDRILAKSLEMFNAQGEPNVTTNHIADELEISPGNLYYHFRNKDDIIEQLFARFEERIGDALLVPEGRTPNLEDMWLQMHLVFECIWDYRFVYRDLVDLLTRSRKLKMHFSRILKRAHESISTVCTEMVKAGTMLASQREIEAISQNTVVLTTFWLNFQQIKPATSAKSEVDLGRGIYQVMVLIAPYLKSAERAHLTRLADQYLGSN encoded by the coding sequence GTGCCAGTCAAGACGCGTGATCGGATCCTGGCCAAGAGCCTGGAGATGTTCAACGCGCAGGGTGAGCCCAACGTCACCACCAATCACATCGCCGACGAGCTCGAGATCAGTCCGGGGAATTTGTACTATCACTTCCGCAACAAGGACGACATCATCGAGCAACTGTTCGCGCGCTTCGAGGAGCGTATTGGTGATGCCTTGCTGGTGCCGGAGGGGCGAACTCCCAACCTCGAAGACATGTGGCTGCAGATGCACCTGGTGTTCGAGTGCATCTGGGACTATCGCTTCGTCTACCGTGATCTGGTCGATCTGCTCACCCGCAGCCGCAAGCTGAAGATGCATTTCTCGCGCATCCTCAAGCGCGCACACGAGAGCATTTCCACGGTCTGCACGGAAATGGTCAAGGCCGGAACGATGCTGGCCAGTCAGCGCGAAATCGAGGCGATTTCGCAGAACACCGTGGTGCTGACCACTTTCTGGCTCAATTTCCAGCAGATCAAACCGGCGACCAGTGCCAAATCGGAGGTCGATCTGGGCCGCGGGATCTATCAGGTGATGGTGTTGATCGCGCCCTATCTGAAGTCGGCCGAGCGGGCGCATCTCACGCGTCTGGCCGATCAGTATCTGGGCAGCAACTAA
- a CDS encoding phasin family protein, which translates to MATKKLAGKKVVRKAKREVNEVRDNARDLLLASIGAVSITRKQGASFVGNLLEQGQELRGRALKLAEGKVADVRQQVEGVIGKVQQRAAANLSQVETVVGGQVTRVLGRLGVPSKADVKELSRRVAELNKQVKALQAARKTGEAKAA; encoded by the coding sequence ATGGCTACGAAAAAGCTCGCCGGCAAGAAAGTGGTGCGCAAGGCCAAGCGCGAAGTCAACGAAGTGCGCGACAACGCGCGTGATCTGCTGCTGGCGTCGATTGGCGCAGTGTCGATCACCCGCAAGCAGGGTGCCAGCTTCGTCGGCAATCTGCTGGAGCAGGGCCAGGAGCTGCGCGGTCGCGCGTTGAAGCTGGCCGAAGGCAAGGTTGCAGACGTTCGCCAGCAGGTCGAAGGCGTGATCGGCAAGGTGCAGCAGCGCGCTGCCGCCAATCTGAGCCAGGTCGAAACCGTGGTCGGCGGTCAGGTGACCCGCGTGCTGGGTCGTCTGGGCGTGCCGTCCAAGGCTGACGTCAAGGAGCTGTCGCGCCGTGTGGCCGAGCTCAACAAGCAGGTCAAGGCGCTGCAGGCTGCGCGCAAGACCGGCGAAGCCAAGGCTGCCTGA
- a CDS encoding TonB-dependent receptor, producing the protein MTTHPLFRGLALALLAGAGACQGAESTSTTPAKPAEDPAQDAQTLDAITVRERPWLFNIETKRAHLLPEVDGTTITVTKKNSVVKLADQPEVIDNNLRALFARLPGLFISEQQTPSQGNMNYRGIGNPQEGEYVLSLQDGIPIQSDWIGFPTLYYLPVPQSIESIALIRGGSSLLYGPEPGPVVNYITRKPPADRELAGRSDQVFGSHSLWSSFNELGGTVGAWDYLVNIAHRQSDGERRNADYDVDSSDMHLGYTFAPEQHLSLDVHAYRLDSGEAGRLSLPQYLADEDTVPGPFNRTWVDRYTVSLSYEGQLDDTTQMTSKLWTGYQDLAHRTASAFVAPQPPPATTILENQKFHYTGLDTRVLHRWGQGSALSAGFVVYQSDSPWKQTIDTDLLARRNDHDGVPRLRQERSNDYWAVFAENVFRFGRFHIVPSVRFERERLGVSETVRPSNLTRPLINQDYRRSVPLWGLGFGNDFGVGHETYVNISKGYRPLRWLDVAGPFGNLNVEQNQPDPAEATSFEAGVHGWPQTGFYYDISLFQTNFKNRIESRQINATDVVNVNTGDTRHRGLEAEGEYDFWAGRERGADGSHLILFANVSILDAEFTRSLNGSQVGNEPAFAPSYIARAGLTWRKDNAYLLSLSAVSVDSQYWQDSNLPRGSGNSFVPAIVPSYTVIDLAGDYRLSPHWKLLGGVSNLGDRQYYARAFTTGLEPANRRTWYAGISWMF; encoded by the coding sequence ATGACGACTCATCCATTGTTCCGCGGCCTGGCCTTGGCTTTGCTGGCTGGCGCAGGCGCCTGTCAGGGCGCTGAATCGACAAGCACCACCCCGGCCAAGCCTGCCGAGGATCCCGCTCAGGATGCGCAGACGCTGGACGCGATCACGGTTCGGGAGCGCCCCTGGCTCTTCAACATCGAAACCAAGCGGGCTCACCTGCTTCCGGAGGTGGATGGCACCACGATCACCGTGACCAAGAAGAACTCCGTGGTCAAGCTGGCCGATCAGCCTGAGGTGATCGACAACAACCTGCGCGCGCTGTTCGCGCGCCTGCCCGGGTTGTTCATCTCCGAGCAGCAGACCCCGTCCCAGGGCAACATGAACTATCGGGGTATCGGCAATCCACAAGAAGGCGAATACGTGCTTTCGCTCCAGGACGGCATCCCGATCCAGAGCGACTGGATTGGCTTCCCGACCCTGTACTATCTGCCTGTGCCACAGTCCATCGAGTCGATTGCCTTGATCAGAGGCGGCTCCAGTCTGCTCTATGGCCCCGAGCCTGGTCCCGTCGTCAACTACATCACGCGCAAGCCACCGGCCGATCGCGAACTGGCCGGGCGCAGCGATCAAGTCTTCGGCAGCCACTCACTCTGGTCCAGTTTCAACGAACTGGGTGGCACGGTGGGCGCCTGGGACTATCTGGTGAACATTGCCCATCGCCAATCCGACGGCGAGCGCCGCAATGCCGATTACGATGTCGATTCCAGCGACATGCACCTGGGCTACACCTTTGCCCCTGAACAACACCTCAGCCTGGATGTCCACGCCTATCGCCTGGACAGTGGTGAGGCCGGTCGCCTCAGCCTGCCGCAATATCTGGCCGACGAGGACACCGTACCAGGCCCGTTCAATCGCACCTGGGTAGACCGATACACCGTCTCGCTGAGCTACGAGGGCCAGTTGGACGACACTACCCAGATGACCAGCAAGCTCTGGACCGGTTATCAGGATCTGGCACATCGCACGGCCAGCGCCTTCGTGGCACCGCAGCCGCCGCCCGCCACGACCATTCTCGAAAACCAGAAATTCCATTACACCGGGCTGGACACGCGTGTCCTGCACCGCTGGGGACAGGGAAGCGCGCTCAGCGCCGGTTTCGTCGTCTACCAATCCGACAGCCCGTGGAAGCAGACCATCGATACCGACCTGCTGGCGCGGCGCAACGACCACGACGGGGTGCCGCGCCTGCGTCAGGAACGCAGCAACGACTACTGGGCGGTCTTTGCCGAGAACGTGTTCCGATTCGGGCGCTTTCATATCGTGCCGTCGGTACGTTTCGAGCGCGAGCGGCTGGGCGTTTCCGAAACCGTGCGCCCATCCAACCTGACCCGTCCATTGATCAATCAGGATTACCGCCGCAGCGTGCCACTCTGGGGTCTGGGATTCGGCAATGACTTTGGCGTGGGTCACGAGACCTATGTCAACATCTCCAAAGGCTACCGGCCGCTGCGCTGGCTTGATGTGGCCGGCCCCTTCGGCAATCTCAATGTCGAACAGAATCAACCGGATCCAGCAGAAGCGACCAGCTTCGAGGCGGGCGTGCACGGTTGGCCGCAGACCGGCTTCTACTACGACATCAGCCTGTTCCAGACCAATTTCAAGAATCGCATCGAATCACGCCAGATCAATGCCACCGACGTCGTCAATGTCAACACCGGCGACACCCGGCACCGTGGCCTGGAGGCCGAGGGCGAATATGACTTCTGGGCCGGACGTGAGCGCGGTGCCGATGGCAGTCATCTGATCCTGTTTGCCAATGTCTCCATACTGGATGCGGAGTTCACGCGCAGCCTGAACGGCTCCCAGGTGGGCAACGAGCCCGCCTTTGCGCCCTCCTACATCGCCCGTGCGGGACTGACCTGGCGCAAGGACAATGCCTACCTGCTGTCGTTGAGCGCCGTGAGTGTGGACAGCCAGTACTGGCAGGACAGCAATCTCCCCCGAGGATCGGGAAACAGCTTTGTCCCGGCGATAGTGCCCTCCTACACGGTGATCGATCTGGCCGGCGACTATCGGTTGTCGCCGCACTGGAAACTGCTGGGCGGCGTATCCAATCTGGGCGATCGTCAGTACTACGCCCGCGCCTTCACCACCGGGCTGGAGCCGGCCAATCGCCGGACCTGGTACGCCGGGATTTCGTGGATGTTCTGA
- a CDS encoding proprotein convertase P-domain-containing protein, with protein MAEKIFIRMSLLASTLAVVLACVPQSGHAQAQNFQMRLDRAIVYTPLYPAGFADTVPPYSMCRLNGDGNSGMALRFRYTWNNTFQEYIYTEPGSTFYPYYYMQGVNPNPALVPATSGTGPVYKNVDVGLLTGPVNTLGVQTLTFRGRTSGFFGQPVLTASLPVQIETIFEPYPTVYREVPDGALDMPTRPWFAWSQSGTPESVRFDVAPCSNAAATNNSECTSAMPFAPTTTACGSSLYCSSGTSNTLQLPITLARDTAYEYRVIGRNICGLSDELASTPSRPFFRTAQACFTTGGSIPDGGVANFDVSTLGVNPGSLVPNLRVTVHIDHAQVSDLRISLTKTSPDSAGPLLLMDRPSGANCSGRRIQAVFRDGAISAVSACKNQEPAISGAISPVQALSSFAATEGGGNWRLTVEDTNANGKAGSLREWCLSADVPVSPTAFVQPMIWDNGFENSAP; from the coding sequence ATGGCCGAGAAGATTTTCATTCGCATGAGCCTGTTGGCATCCACTTTGGCGGTGGTACTGGCGTGCGTGCCGCAGTCCGGACATGCCCAGGCGCAGAACTTCCAGATGCGCCTCGACCGGGCCATCGTCTATACGCCACTCTATCCTGCCGGCTTTGCCGACACCGTACCGCCGTACAGCATGTGCCGGCTCAATGGCGATGGAAACAGCGGCATGGCACTGCGCTTTCGGTACACCTGGAACAATACATTTCAGGAGTACATCTACACGGAGCCGGGCTCGACCTTCTATCCCTATTACTACATGCAGGGTGTGAACCCGAACCCGGCTCTGGTGCCGGCGACATCGGGCACCGGGCCGGTCTACAAGAACGTTGATGTCGGCTTGCTGACAGGGCCAGTCAATACCCTCGGCGTGCAAACACTCACCTTCCGTGGACGGACCTCGGGTTTCTTTGGACAGCCTGTATTGACGGCTTCTCTGCCAGTGCAGATCGAGACGATATTCGAACCCTATCCCACGGTTTATCGTGAGGTGCCAGATGGCGCTCTGGACATGCCAACGCGGCCCTGGTTTGCCTGGAGTCAGTCGGGAACGCCCGAAAGCGTGCGCTTCGACGTTGCTCCTTGCAGCAATGCGGCGGCAACAAACAACTCCGAGTGCACGTCAGCGATGCCATTCGCGCCCACGACAACCGCCTGTGGCAGCAGCCTCTATTGCTCGTCGGGTACATCGAATACCTTGCAATTGCCCATCACGCTGGCACGCGATACCGCCTATGAATATCGAGTGATTGGCCGAAATATCTGCGGCCTCAGCGATGAGCTGGCATCGACGCCTTCGCGTCCCTTCTTCCGCACCGCACAGGCTTGTTTCACCACCGGCGGCAGCATTCCCGATGGCGGTGTGGCCAATTTCGATGTGTCCACACTGGGTGTGAATCCGGGATCCCTGGTGCCCAATCTGCGCGTCACCGTGCACATCGATCATGCTCAGGTCAGCGATCTGCGGATTTCACTGACCAAGACCTCACCGGACAGCGCAGGCCCCTTGCTGCTGATGGATCGCCCCAGTGGCGCGAACTGTTCGGGTCGGCGCATCCAGGCGGTGTTCCGCGACGGTGCCATCTCTGCCGTGTCGGCCTGCAAGAATCAGGAGCCGGCCATCAGCGGTGCCATCTCGCCGGTGCAGGCGCTGTCGTCTTTTGCAGCCACCGAGGGTGGTGGCAATTGGCGACTGACAGTCGAGGACACCAATGCCAACGGCAAGGCCGGCTCTCTGCGCGAATGGTGTCTGTCAGCCGATGTGCCGGTATCGCCGACGGCCTTCGTGCAGCCGATGATCTGGGACAACGGCTTCGAGAATTCCGCCCCCTGA
- a CDS encoding wax ester/triacylglycerol synthase family O-acyltransferase, with amino-acid sequence MTQHETMSKVDTAWLRMERPTNLMMITGVVVLDHAIDVGELKRAVEARFLAFRRFRQRAVELAGQWFWETDDSFDINWHVRRAALPRPSGKSELQEYVSNLASSPLDTSKPLWQFHLIENYAGGGALVIRIHHCYADGIALVQVMLSLMDTSAAGRHDKPHPKSRLKQAGGTIFERLLAPARHSVEHAAEFVESALGMAFEWMRHPAGAAETLLDTARTGTREATEIGKELIHALTLSDDPATRFKGRLGVFKRVAWCNPLPLPEVKAAGKALGATVNDVLMACAAGAMRAYMRDRGDEVDGLKIRATVPVNLRPLEHARELGNHFGLVFLDLPIGEPNPVGRVHAVRASMNELKHSKQALVSYGLLSALGVGPAMLQRPALEMLSRKATTVATNVPGPAAPLYLCGAQVREMMFWVPQTGSIAMGISILSYADSVYFGLISDSKLVPDPEQIIQRFGAELEKLLLIALMHEGEAPITADSAEHTLIDVVTSKASTKPKATRRKTATKPKAAAKPKAAARGKAAAKPKA; translated from the coding sequence ATGACCCAGCATGAGACCATGTCCAAGGTGGACACCGCCTGGCTGCGGATGGAACGTCCCACCAATCTGATGATGATCACTGGCGTGGTCGTGCTCGACCATGCCATCGACGTAGGCGAGCTCAAGCGCGCGGTCGAGGCGCGCTTCCTGGCCTTCAGGCGCTTCCGCCAGCGCGCCGTGGAGCTGGCCGGACAGTGGTTCTGGGAAACCGACGATTCCTTCGACATCAACTGGCACGTGCGCCGCGCGGCGCTGCCGCGGCCGTCGGGCAAGTCTGAGCTGCAGGAATACGTCAGCAATCTGGCCAGTTCGCCGCTGGATACCAGCAAGCCGCTGTGGCAGTTCCATCTGATCGAGAACTACGCGGGCGGCGGCGCGCTGGTGATCCGCATCCATCATTGCTATGCCGACGGCATCGCCCTGGTGCAGGTGATGCTGTCGCTGATGGATACCTCGGCGGCAGGGCGGCACGACAAGCCTCATCCCAAGTCCAGGCTGAAGCAGGCCGGCGGCACCATTTTCGAGCGCCTGCTGGCCCCGGCGCGGCACAGTGTGGAGCATGCGGCCGAGTTTGTGGAATCGGCGCTGGGCATGGCCTTCGAGTGGATGCGGCATCCTGCAGGAGCTGCCGAAACCTTGCTGGACACGGCCCGGACCGGAACGCGTGAGGCCACCGAGATCGGCAAGGAGCTGATCCACGCGCTGACCCTTTCGGACGATCCGGCCACACGCTTCAAGGGGCGCCTCGGGGTATTCAAGCGCGTGGCCTGGTGCAATCCGCTGCCGCTGCCCGAGGTCAAGGCCGCCGGCAAGGCGCTCGGCGCCACCGTCAACGATGTGCTGATGGCCTGCGCCGCCGGTGCCATGCGCGCGTACATGCGCGATCGCGGCGACGAGGTCGATGGGCTGAAGATTCGCGCCACGGTGCCGGTGAACCTGCGGCCGCTGGAGCACGCGCGCGAACTCGGCAACCATTTCGGTCTGGTGTTCCTCGATCTGCCCATCGGTGAGCCCAACCCGGTGGGTCGGGTGCACGCCGTGCGTGCCAGCATGAATGAGCTCAAGCATTCCAAGCAGGCGCTGGTGTCCTACGGCTTGTTGAGTGCGCTCGGTGTCGGTCCGGCCATGCTGCAGCGGCCGGCGCTGGAGATGCTGAGCCGCAAGGCCACCACCGTGGCCACCAATGTACCGGGACCCGCCGCGCCGCTTTACCTGTGTGGCGCTCAGGTGCGCGAAATGATGTTCTGGGTACCGCAGACCGGCTCGATTGCCATGGGCATCAGCATTCTGAGCTACGCCGATTCGGTCTATTTCGGACTGATCTCCGACAGCAAGCTGGTGCCCGATCCCGAGCAGATCATCCAGCGCTTCGGCGCCGAACTGGAGAAACTGCTGCTGATTGCGCTGATGCACGAAGGCGAGGCGCCTATCACGGCAGACAGCGCCGAGCACACGCTGATCGATGTTGTGACCTCAAAGGCATCGACAAAGCCCAAGGCGACAAGGCGGAAAACGGCGACCAAGCCGAAGGCGGCGGCAAAGCCGAAGGCTGCGGCCAGGGGGAAGGCTGCGGCCAAGCCGAAGGCCTAG
- a CDS encoding S-methyl-5'-thioinosine phosphorylase, which translates to MSRADIGIIGGTGFGRLADLQSVQSLDLDTAYGPPSSPVLVGSMAAVPVAFLARHGTPHRIAPHRVNYAANIAALKAVGVRRIIAINAVGGIAEWAGPGVLALPDQVVDYSHGRISSFSDVEGQAVQHIDFTDPFTQALRLKLLEAAQSAAIEMHDGGVLAVTQGPRLETRAEIVRLARDGCDLVGMTSMPEAALAREAGIDYAAIAVVANAAAGCGGSEVIGMHEIEQTLAQAMHRVLKLVHAVLPSL; encoded by the coding sequence ATGAGCCGAGCCGATATCGGGATCATCGGTGGCACCGGCTTTGGCCGTCTGGCAGACCTGCAATCGGTTCAGTCCCTGGATCTGGACACCGCCTATGGCCCGCCGTCCAGTCCGGTGCTGGTCGGCAGCATGGCCGCCGTGCCCGTGGCCTTTCTGGCGCGTCACGGCACGCCGCATCGCATCGCACCCCATCGGGTCAACTACGCGGCCAATATTGCGGCGCTGAAGGCGGTCGGCGTGCGGCGAATCATTGCCATAAATGCCGTGGGCGGCATCGCCGAATGGGCCGGTCCGGGCGTGCTGGCGCTGCCGGATCAGGTGGTCGACTACAGCCATGGCCGCATCAGCAGTTTCAGCGATGTCGAGGGGCAGGCGGTCCAGCACATCGATTTCACCGATCCCTTCACCCAGGCGCTGCGGCTGAAGTTGCTGGAAGCGGCGCAGAGCGCAGCGATCGAGATGCACGATGGCGGTGTACTGGCGGTGACCCAGGGGCCGCGGCTGGAGACTCGCGCCGAGATCGTGCGACTGGCCCGCGACGGCTGCGATCTGGTCGGCATGACCTCGATGCCCGAGGCCGCGCTTGCCCGCGAGGCCGGTATCGACTACGCCGCCATCGCCGTGGTCGCCAATGCCGCGGCCGGCTGCGGTGGCAGCGAAGTCATCGGCATGCACGAGATCGAACAGACACTGGCGCAGGCCATGCATCGGGTGCTGAAGCTGGTCCATGCGGTGTTGCCGAGCCTGTAG
- a CDS encoding hypoxanthine-guanine phosphoribosyltransferase, whose amino-acid sequence MSKLDYETALERADLLHDRPALEAALDRMAADISARLKGQRPIYVTVLTGGLITAGMLAPRVDVDLDFDYVHVTRYHGETKGGELHWKARPRHDFAGRPVIFVDDILDEGHTLDALKKHALGAGATAVYIAVLVKKEHDRCVPGVVADFVGLTVPDRYVFGFGMDFEEHGRSLFGIYAI is encoded by the coding sequence ATGAGCAAACTTGATTACGAGACGGCGCTGGAACGTGCCGATCTGCTGCACGACCGTCCAGCGCTGGAAGCGGCCCTGGATCGCATGGCGGCCGACATCAGCGCGCGCCTGAAAGGTCAGCGGCCGATCTACGTCACGGTGTTGACCGGCGGCCTGATCACGGCCGGCATGCTGGCGCCGCGGGTCGACGTCGACCTGGACTTCGACTATGTGCACGTGACCCGCTATCACGGCGAGACCAAGGGCGGAGAACTGCACTGGAAGGCGCGCCCGCGACATGATTTTGCCGGCCGTCCGGTGATTTTCGTCGACGATATCCTCGATGAGGGCCACACGCTGGATGCACTGAAGAAGCATGCGCTGGGCGCCGGCGCGACCGCCGTCTACATCGCCGTGCTGGTCAAGAAGGAGCACGACCGCTGCGTGCCGGGTGTGGTGGCGGATTTCGTCGGCCTGACGGTGCCCGATCGTTATGTCTTCGGCTTCGGCATGGACTTCGAAGAGCACGGTCGCAGCCTGTTCGGGATCTACGCCATATGA